Proteins found in one Actinokineospora alba genomic segment:
- a CDS encoding choice-of-anchor B family protein encodes MRYRRNAIAALAIAGSVLAMTNATAGAHDPNTPEGQAAIQEFMADYQQPDRSAPITGTAAGVPCVNGKADQYPCKNVDLMSYLPMSTIGGGNGNDIWGWTDPTNNKEYALVGRSNGTSFVDVTNPTAPVYLGNLPTNGGTSSWRDIDVYANHAFIVADFVTGHGMQVFDLTRLRTVTSPQTFTADKVYTGFGPAHTITVNPATGFVYANGSNTCSGGSHMVDVRTPKNPVNAGCVSQDGYVHDNHCVTYDGPDAAYRGREICVNSNEDTITTVDVTDKANPRQLSRIAYTGAKYVHQGWFTEGKRYFLLDDELDHEGAADKRAKTYVFDMLSLAAPKHIGTYTSSVEATDHQMFVVGKYAYQSNYRSGLRILDVTNVASGSLSESGFFDIYPSSDGVGFNGTWANYPFFKSGNIIVNGIEQGLFVVKPNLGGDLPPRVYENPNNVNVPDAGAAVTSDISVTGLDGTAPATTKVDVDIKHTWRGDLVIDLVAPDGTAYRLKNSSGNDSADNVIATYTVDVSSELLKGTWKLKVQDVARYDTGYIDNFKITF; translated from the coding sequence GTGCGGTATCGAAGAAATGCCATCGCGGCCCTGGCCATCGCCGGGTCCGTATTAGCCATGACGAATGCGACAGCGGGTGCCCACGACCCGAACACCCCGGAAGGCCAGGCCGCGATCCAGGAGTTCATGGCCGACTACCAGCAGCCCGACCGCAGCGCCCCGATCACGGGCACCGCGGCGGGGGTGCCGTGTGTCAACGGCAAGGCCGACCAGTACCCCTGCAAGAACGTCGACCTGATGAGCTACCTGCCGATGTCGACCATCGGCGGCGGCAACGGCAACGACATCTGGGGCTGGACCGACCCGACCAACAACAAGGAGTACGCGCTGGTCGGGCGCAGCAACGGCACGTCGTTCGTGGACGTGACCAACCCGACCGCGCCGGTCTACCTCGGCAACCTGCCCACCAACGGCGGCACGAGCAGCTGGCGGGACATCGACGTCTACGCCAACCACGCGTTCATCGTCGCCGACTTCGTCACCGGCCACGGCATGCAGGTCTTCGACCTGACCCGCCTGCGCACGGTGACCTCGCCGCAGACGTTCACCGCCGACAAGGTCTACACCGGCTTCGGCCCCGCGCACACGATCACGGTCAACCCGGCGACCGGCTTCGTCTACGCGAACGGCTCCAACACCTGCAGCGGCGGCTCGCACATGGTCGACGTCCGCACGCCGAAGAACCCGGTCAACGCGGGCTGCGTGTCCCAGGACGGCTACGTCCACGACAACCACTGCGTGACCTACGACGGCCCGGACGCGGCGTACCGCGGCCGCGAGATCTGCGTGAACTCCAACGAGGACACGATCACCACCGTCGACGTGACCGACAAGGCCAACCCGAGGCAGCTCTCGCGCATCGCCTACACCGGCGCGAAGTACGTGCACCAGGGCTGGTTCACCGAGGGCAAGCGGTACTTCCTCCTCGACGACGAACTCGACCACGAGGGCGCGGCCGACAAGCGGGCCAAGACCTACGTCTTCGACATGCTCAGCCTCGCCGCGCCGAAGCACATCGGGACCTACACCTCGTCGGTCGAGGCGACCGACCACCAGATGTTCGTCGTCGGCAAGTACGCCTACCAGTCGAACTACCGTTCCGGCCTGCGCATCCTCGACGTCACCAACGTGGCGAGCGGGTCGCTCAGCGAGTCGGGCTTCTTCGACATCTACCCGAGCAGCGACGGCGTCGGCTTCAACGGCACGTGGGCGAACTACCCGTTCTTCAAGAGCGGGAACATCATCGTCAACGGCATCGAGCAGGGCCTGTTCGTGGTGAAGCCGAACCTCGGGGGCGACCTGCCGCCGCGGGTGTACGAGAACCCGAACAACGTCAACGTGCCGGACGCGGGCGCCGCGGTCACCAGCGACATCTCGGTGACGGGTCTCGACGGCACCGCGCCCGCGACGACGAAGGTCGACGTGGACATCAAGCACACCTGGCGCGGTGACCTGGTCATCGACCTGGTGGCGCCGGACGGCACGGCGTACCGCTTGAAGAACTCCTCGGGCAACGACTCGGCGGACAACGTGATCGCGACTTACACGGTCGATGTGTCCTCCGAGTTGCTCAAGGGCACCTGGAAGCTCAAGGTCCAGGACGTCGCCCGCTACGACACCGGGTACATCGACAACTTCAAGATCACGTTCTGA
- a CDS encoding low molecular weight protein-tyrosine-phosphatase, translated as MHICFVCTGNICRSPMAALVFGEHLRRAGLAEQVRVTSAGTGGWHVGDPADPRTVRVLSDNGYPTDHSAAQVDDDHLDADLLIALDAGHARALRARVPDPTTVRLLREFDPDAGGDLDVPDPYYGDDKGFAEVMAMVEAACPGLLEWVRAH; from the coding sequence GTGCACATCTGTTTCGTCTGTACCGGCAACATCTGCCGCTCCCCCATGGCCGCCCTGGTGTTCGGCGAGCACCTGCGCCGCGCCGGGCTGGCCGAGCAGGTCCGGGTGACCAGCGCGGGCACCGGCGGCTGGCATGTCGGTGACCCCGCCGACCCCCGGACCGTGCGGGTCCTGTCCGACAACGGGTACCCGACCGACCACAGTGCCGCGCAGGTCGACGACGACCATCTTGACGCCGACCTCCTCATCGCGCTGGACGCCGGACACGCCCGCGCGCTGCGGGCCCGGGTTCCCGACCCGACGACGGTCCGGTTGCTGCGCGAGTTCGACCCCGACGCGGGCGGCGACCTCGACGTGCCAGACCCGTATTACGGCGACGACAAGGGATTCGCCGAGGTCATGGCCATGGTCGAGGCCGCCTGCCCGGGTCTGCTGGAGTGGGTCCGGGCGCACTGA
- a CDS encoding alpha/beta fold hydrolase: MPFVHAAGVDVHYVEHGHGDHTAVLLHGFSPDHRLMTGCFEPVFAKRDGWRRVYLDLPGMGLTKAPADLVGTDAVFAVVRATIDALVPGRYAVAGESYGGYLARGLVAAEPDRVTGMALVCPVIGMERDVDERVVLVSEVEDFSEIAVVLTEETRRRQAEEIDPGMALADPAALDRIRSDYAGTMALEPRPYACPSVLITGRQDNVTGYRDPYRILESYPRATFAVLDRAGHNAHFEQPALFDALVHEWLDRVEEALLHQGREAVGA, from the coding sequence ATGCCCTTCGTCCATGCCGCCGGTGTCGATGTCCACTACGTCGAGCATGGCCACGGTGACCACACCGCCGTCCTGCTCCACGGCTTCTCCCCGGACCACCGGTTGATGACCGGCTGCTTCGAGCCGGTCTTCGCCAAGCGCGACGGCTGGCGGCGGGTCTACCTTGATCTTCCCGGCATGGGCCTGACCAAGGCGCCCGCGGACCTGGTCGGCACGGACGCCGTCTTCGCCGTCGTGCGCGCCACGATCGACGCCCTCGTGCCCGGCCGGTACGCCGTCGCGGGTGAGTCCTACGGGGGTTACCTGGCGCGCGGCCTGGTGGCGGCCGAGCCCGACCGAGTCACGGGCATGGCCCTGGTCTGCCCGGTGATCGGGATGGAGCGCGACGTCGACGAGCGGGTGGTGCTGGTGAGCGAGGTCGAGGACTTCAGCGAGATCGCGGTCGTGCTGACCGAGGAGACCCGGCGGCGGCAGGCCGAGGAGATCGATCCCGGCATGGCGCTGGCCGACCCGGCGGCGCTGGACCGGATCCGATCGGACTACGCGGGCACGATGGCGCTGGAACCCCGGCCGTACGCCTGCCCGTCGGTGCTGATCACCGGCAGGCAGGACAACGTGACCGGCTACCGCGACCCGTACCGGATCCTGGAGTCGTACCCGCGCGCGACGTTCGCGGTCCTGGATCGCGCGGGGCACAACGCGCACTTCGAACAGCCCGCCCTGTTCGACGCCCTGGTCCACGAATGGCTCGACAGGGTCGAAGAAGCACTACTCCACCAGGGCCGTGAGGCCGTGGGCGCGTAG
- the cobC gene encoding Rv2231c family pyridoxal phosphate-dependent protein CobC, which yields MTSTGSDEHALLRHHGDVDAAPGLLDFAVNVRGERPPAWLRDRLVAAVDRLGTYPSAADDLAARTAVADRHGRDADQVLILNGSAEGFALLPRLRPALAALVHPSFTEPEVALRQAGVPVHHVLLSADDGYALRPELVPAEADLVVVGNPTNPTSTLHPADLIRALARPGRVVLVDEAFMDAVPGEIESLAHDQETPGLLVFRSLTKTWAVPGLRAGYALGSPDLLARLAADRPQWPVGTLVLEAVIACSEPPAVAETEVAAVEALSHREDLVEALEELGVTVTGPASAPFLLLRVPDGERVRQGLRARGIAVRRADTFPGLGPDHLRVAVRSPEQCAPLVAALKAELAVEVTL from the coding sequence ATGACCAGCACCGGATCCGACGAGCACGCCCTGTTGCGGCACCACGGCGATGTCGACGCCGCGCCGGGCCTGCTCGACTTCGCGGTGAACGTGCGCGGCGAGCGTCCCCCGGCCTGGCTGCGCGACCGGCTCGTCGCCGCGGTCGACCGGCTGGGCACCTACCCGTCCGCCGCCGACGACCTCGCCGCCCGCACCGCCGTGGCCGACCGGCACGGCCGCGACGCCGACCAGGTGCTCATCCTCAACGGCTCCGCCGAGGGTTTCGCGCTCCTGCCCCGGCTGCGGCCCGCGCTGGCCGCGCTGGTGCACCCGTCGTTCACCGAGCCCGAGGTCGCGCTGCGGCAGGCGGGCGTGCCCGTGCACCACGTGCTGCTCAGCGCGGACGACGGCTACGCCCTGCGCCCCGAACTCGTTCCCGCCGAGGCCGACCTGGTGGTCGTGGGCAACCCGACCAACCCGACCTCGACCCTGCACCCCGCCGACCTGATTCGCGCGCTCGCGCGACCCGGGCGGGTCGTGCTCGTCGACGAGGCGTTCATGGACGCGGTGCCCGGCGAGATCGAATCCCTGGCCCACGACCAGGAAACCCCCGGCCTGCTCGTCTTCCGCAGCCTCACCAAGACCTGGGCGGTGCCCGGCCTGCGCGCCGGATACGCGCTCGGCTCCCCGGACCTGCTCGCCCGACTCGCCGCCGACCGTCCACAGTGGCCAGTCGGAACCCTGGTGCTCGAAGCCGTCATCGCGTGCAGTGAGCCGCCCGCCGTGGCCGAGACCGAGGTGGCGGCCGTCGAAGCCCTGTCCCACCGCGAAGACCTTGTCGAAGCGCTGGAAGAACTTGGCGTCACCGTGACCGGACCGGCGTCGGCGCCCTTCCTCCTGCTGCGCGTCCCCGATGGCGAGCGCGTGCGGCAAGGCCTGCGGGCAAGGGGGATCGCGGTCCGCCGCGCCGACACGTTCCCCGGCCTGGGCCCGGACCACCTGCGGGTCGCCGTCCGCTCGCCCGAACAGTGCGCGCCGCTCGTGGCCGCGCTGAAAGCCGAACTCGCCGTGGAGGTCACCCTGTGA
- a CDS encoding Nif3-like dinuclear metal center hexameric protein: protein MTTVADAVAALDAAYPPALAESWDAVGLVCGDPAEEVTGILVCVDPTESTVDEAIELGAQLIVAHHPLLLRGVHGVPADTPKGSLVHRMVRAGVALFCAHTNADAADPGVSDALAEAIGLTVTGPLNPNVDGTTGIGRIGTLDKPEPFAVFVERVARALPATEGGVRAAGDTNRRVQTVAVSGGAGDSYLSAAAAAGVDAYVTADLRHHPASEHLAAGGPALVDVAHWASEWPWCEQAAGILRAGLGGTVSVTVSTIRTDPWTAQSAGAPTRTGRFTG from the coding sequence GTGACGACCGTCGCCGACGCGGTGGCCGCGCTCGACGCCGCCTACCCGCCCGCGCTCGCCGAGAGCTGGGACGCGGTCGGCCTGGTGTGCGGCGACCCCGCCGAGGAGGTCACGGGGATCCTCGTCTGCGTCGACCCGACCGAGTCCACAGTGGACGAGGCGATCGAACTCGGCGCGCAGCTGATCGTCGCGCACCACCCGCTGCTGCTGCGCGGGGTGCACGGCGTCCCCGCCGACACCCCCAAGGGCTCGCTCGTGCACCGCATGGTCCGCGCGGGTGTCGCCCTGTTCTGCGCGCACACCAATGCCGACGCCGCCGACCCGGGCGTGTCCGACGCGCTCGCCGAGGCGATCGGCCTGACCGTCACGGGCCCGCTCAACCCGAACGTCGACGGGACGACTGGCATCGGCCGGATCGGCACCCTCGACAAGCCCGAGCCGTTCGCCGTCTTCGTCGAGCGGGTGGCCCGCGCGCTGCCCGCCACCGAGGGCGGTGTGCGCGCCGCGGGCGACACCAACCGGCGCGTCCAGACCGTCGCGGTGTCCGGCGGCGCGGGTGACTCCTACCTCAGTGCGGCGGCCGCCGCCGGTGTCGACGCCTATGTCACCGCCGACCTGCGGCACCACCCGGCCAGCGAACATCTCGCAGCGGGCGGGCCCGCCTTGGTCGACGTCGCGCACTGGGCCAGTGAGTGGCCGTGGTGCGAGCAGGCGGCGGGCATCCTGCGCGCGGGCCTCGGCGGTACCGTCAGCGTCACCGTCTCCACCATCCGCACCGATCCTTGGACCGCCCAGTCCGCCGGGGCGCCAACCCGAACCGGGAGGTTCACCGGGTGA
- a CDS encoding zinc ribbon domain-containing protein, whose product MKADPAVQRRLLDLAGVDAELARVQHQRRTMPELAEVADGEKAAQAKRDAQVAVQMQLDDLDREVARQEKEIDAVRAREDRDRKLLAGGTVGAKQLTDLEHELATLERRQAILEDDLLELMERREAVEMDGKHASVELAKAEDALAEANRRRDENLADLDTNESRRDAERAKILPDIPADLLALYERKRKQKGIGAALLRARRCGACRIELDRREISRIKDTAGDEVLECEECGAILIRTPESGL is encoded by the coding sequence GTGAAAGCCGATCCCGCTGTCCAACGTCGTCTCCTCGACCTCGCAGGCGTCGACGCCGAACTGGCGCGCGTGCAGCACCAGCGGCGCACCATGCCGGAGCTGGCCGAGGTCGCCGACGGCGAGAAGGCCGCGCAGGCCAAGCGGGACGCGCAGGTCGCCGTGCAGATGCAGCTCGACGACCTCGACCGCGAGGTGGCACGGCAGGAGAAGGAGATCGACGCCGTGCGGGCCCGCGAGGACCGCGACCGCAAACTGCTCGCCGGTGGCACCGTCGGCGCCAAGCAGCTGACCGACCTCGAACACGAACTGGCCACCCTGGAGCGCAGGCAGGCCATCCTCGAGGACGACCTGCTCGAGCTGATGGAGCGCCGCGAAGCCGTCGAGATGGACGGCAAGCACGCCTCTGTCGAGCTGGCCAAGGCCGAGGACGCCCTGGCCGAGGCCAACCGCAGGCGCGACGAGAACCTCGCCGACCTCGACACCAACGAGTCCCGCCGCGACGCCGAGCGGGCCAAGATCCTGCCCGACATCCCGGCGGACCTGCTGGCCCTCTACGAGCGCAAGCGCAAGCAGAAGGGCATCGGCGCGGCCCTGCTGCGCGCCCGCCGCTGCGGCGCCTGCCGCATCGAACTCGACCGGCGCGAGATCTCCCGCATCAAGGACACCGCGGGCGACGAGGTCCTCGAATGCGAGGAATGCGGGGCGATTCTGATTCGGACCCCGGAGTCCGGCCTGTGA
- a CDS encoding bifunctional RNase H/acid phosphatase encodes MIVEADGGSRGNPGPAGYGAVVFDAATGAVLAERGEGIGRATNNVAEYRGLIAGLEAAAELGADTVSVRMDSKLVVEQMCGRWQVKHPSMQPLAARARELVRAFQRVEFDWIARAKNTHADRLANEAMDRQAGIEPKVSSAATPAKAPSWTGVQGEPTRLLLLRHGQTAMSAERRYSGRVDVALTDLGEAQAEAAAKRIAKLDHVDAGTPIVASPLSRTMSTARAVAAATGGEVTIHEGLVETDFGDWDGLTFAEASARDPQLHTQWLSDTSVAAPNGESMDTVHRRVRKTRDDLITKYGGKTLVVVSHVTPIKSLLRMGLDVGPSLLFRLHLDLASLSIVEFYPDGNASVRLVNDTSHLA; translated from the coding sequence GTGATCGTCGAAGCCGACGGCGGTTCCCGGGGCAACCCGGGCCCCGCGGGCTACGGCGCCGTCGTCTTCGACGCCGCCACCGGCGCGGTCCTCGCCGAACGCGGCGAGGGCATCGGCCGCGCGACCAACAACGTCGCCGAGTACCGGGGCCTGATCGCGGGCCTGGAAGCCGCCGCGGAACTCGGCGCGGACACCGTCTCGGTCCGGATGGACTCGAAGCTGGTCGTCGAGCAGATGTGCGGCCGCTGGCAGGTCAAGCACCCGTCGATGCAGCCCCTGGCCGCGCGCGCCCGCGAACTGGTCCGCGCCTTCCAGCGGGTCGAGTTCGACTGGATCGCCCGCGCGAAGAACACCCACGCCGACCGTCTCGCCAATGAGGCGATGGACCGCCAGGCGGGCATCGAGCCGAAGGTATCCAGCGCTGCCACACCGGCCAAGGCCCCGTCGTGGACCGGCGTCCAGGGCGAGCCGACCCGGTTGCTGCTGCTGCGCCACGGCCAGACCGCGATGTCGGCGGAGCGCCGCTACTCCGGCCGGGTCGACGTCGCCCTGACCGACCTCGGCGAAGCCCAGGCCGAGGCCGCCGCCAAGCGGATCGCGAAACTCGACCACGTCGACGCCGGAACTCCCATCGTCGCCTCCCCGCTCTCCCGCACCATGTCCACCGCCCGCGCCGTCGCGGCGGCGACGGGCGGCGAGGTCACCATCCACGAGGGCCTGGTCGAAACCGACTTCGGCGACTGGGACGGTCTGACCTTCGCCGAGGCATCCGCCCGCGACCCGCAGCTGCACACCCAGTGGCTCTCGGACACGTCGGTGGCGGCCCCCAACGGCGAAAGCATGGACACCGTCCACCGCCGAGTCCGCAAAACCCGCGACGACTTGATCACCAAGTACGGCGGCAAGACATTGGTCGTGGTCAGCCACGTAACCCCGATCAAGTCACTGCTCCGCATGGGCCTGGATGTCGGACCATCGCTGCTCTTCAGACTGCATCTGGACCTTGCGTCGCTGTCGATCGTCGAGTTCTACCCCGATGGCAACGCCTCGGTCCGCTTGGTCAACGACACCTCTCACCTGGCCTGA
- the ssuE gene encoding NADPH-dependent FMN reductase has translation MASVVIISGSPSASTRAGILVAHAEVELRRAGHRVHTIAVRDLPTVALLSEDVDDPEIRAALDLMSSADGLVVASPVYRAAYSGLVKSLLDLLPSGVLADIAVLPLANGGTQGHVVAIDFALLPLLRALGATDVLPGHFVLDRMIAAPEEGGFVRPLAAAALNETLSEFARLMATVRAPVALTG, from the coding sequence ATGGCATCGGTGGTGATCATCTCCGGGAGTCCGTCGGCGAGCACTCGGGCGGGCATCTTGGTGGCCCACGCCGAGGTCGAGCTGCGCCGAGCCGGACATCGGGTGCACACGATCGCGGTCCGCGACTTACCGACCGTCGCCCTTCTGTCCGAGGACGTCGACGATCCGGAGATCCGGGCGGCGCTCGACCTCATGTCTTCCGCCGATGGCCTGGTCGTGGCCAGCCCGGTCTACCGCGCCGCGTACAGCGGGCTGGTGAAGTCGCTGCTGGACCTGCTGCCTTCAGGCGTTTTGGCCGATATCGCGGTGTTGCCGCTGGCCAATGGGGGGACGCAGGGGCATGTGGTGGCGATCGACTTCGCCTTGTTGCCGCTGCTGCGGGCGCTGGGAGCCACCGATGTGCTGCCCGGGCATTTCGTGCTCGACCGGATGATCGCGGCGCCTGAGGAGGGTGGCTTCGTTCGGCCGCTCGCCGCCGCGGCTCTGAACGAGACGCTGTCCGAGTTCGCTCGGCTCATGGCGACCGTTCGCGCGCCCGTCGCTCTCACGGGCTGA
- a CDS encoding ATP-binding protein — translation MFGRGKREPDVLATYPAGHSQGRSQGQGKHARYEQARYDKEARKRGKRLPGEQSLPSYTPEISARTIDGHLLRTGTDVYAWYRLAPQRWSFRSDSQRQDLIAAIAGQYAELSGRWMHLRVTTRPYPIRMWAEAHVHNAVNRLPDVPGALSFDDYLVGEQQQLMGRSMAEKEVYLGVQVQTRNVMDRAVERAAPLLRKVFPEAVDAELLAIESEVEHLDQVIGSAGLEGRPVTAEEISWLMHRSCSLGLPAPRNMPAVPGAAWEPEDLASFTDAADFHQDPYSPTVTVRGRTGSNAGVKRHVAVLTVGMMHGLQIPEIDDPWVQRADRLPAAVEWSARIYVRRPEEVQGELARQMNKVRSQVKHYTDEHELEPPQSLARQASRVLEIDDEMTSGFTALATRVRSWWRLAVSGPTDRDALRLAQELLDLYKPKIAIEHPEAQYALAREFIPGEPLASAAYLRRGSVVWAASSVPTATAEVGDRRGILLGETCTATRRPVAWDPWMAQEIRDSSGLTAMVAGLGGGKSFLGGGIVYKTLRAGAHWTILDPSGPLAKLCDLPELRPYARPINLLNAQAGILNPYRVVAEPRLEHFLDEEDPERAWRREKALAAATRRRLVLDVLSGLLPYEVSRLPQSRIVLLRAVRTVGGRADADPSLVFDALRRDASEHHEHAVVVADFLDEMKERMSLLIPERGADPYDEQRDDRLTVLTMAGLTLPKDGVGREHWTDAEALGVEMLNLAAWLTQRSIYEKPKDMRKGVWIDEAFFLSEVPTGRVLMNRFARDSRKWNVRVLLSSQIPADFLKIQGFVALLDSVFIGRLDDDQAQSDALRLLKVPVNAGYEQVIASLGRRPAQRGVERDTAPRQFIFGDGAGGVERIRIDLSGSHLEHLRGVMDTTPDAMRERNARAALPAAPAGPTAPALPEPEPLDGSTMPSDEEFERAAEFELGLSEDEFLLEPDPEPSDKKDGEKKRGREDAA, via the coding sequence GTGTTCGGACGAGGTAAGCGCGAGCCGGATGTGCTCGCGACGTACCCGGCGGGACATTCGCAAGGCCGATCCCAGGGGCAGGGCAAGCACGCGCGCTACGAGCAGGCCCGCTACGACAAAGAGGCGCGCAAGCGCGGCAAGCGGCTGCCCGGCGAGCAGAGCCTGCCCAGCTACACCCCGGAGATCTCCGCGCGCACGATCGACGGCCACCTGCTGCGCACCGGCACCGACGTCTACGCGTGGTACCGGCTCGCCCCGCAGCGCTGGTCGTTCCGGTCGGACTCGCAGCGCCAGGACCTGATCGCGGCGATCGCGGGCCAGTACGCCGAGCTCTCGGGCCGCTGGATGCACCTGCGGGTCACCACCCGGCCGTACCCGATCCGCATGTGGGCCGAGGCGCACGTGCACAACGCGGTCAACCGCCTGCCCGACGTGCCCGGCGCGCTGTCCTTCGACGACTACCTCGTCGGCGAGCAGCAGCAGCTCATGGGCCGCTCGATGGCCGAGAAAGAGGTCTACCTGGGCGTCCAGGTGCAGACCCGCAACGTCATGGACCGCGCCGTCGAGCGGGCCGCGCCGCTGCTGCGCAAGGTCTTCCCCGAGGCCGTCGACGCCGAGCTGCTGGCGATCGAGAGCGAGGTCGAGCACCTCGACCAGGTCATCGGCTCGGCCGGGCTCGAAGGCCGACCGGTCACCGCCGAGGAGATCTCCTGGCTGATGCACCGGTCGTGCTCACTGGGCCTTCCCGCTCCCCGCAACATGCCCGCCGTCCCCGGCGCGGCCTGGGAGCCCGAGGACCTGGCCAGCTTCACCGACGCCGCCGACTTCCACCAGGACCCGTACTCGCCCACGGTCACCGTGCGCGGCCGCACCGGCTCCAACGCCGGGGTCAAGCGGCACGTCGCGGTGCTGACCGTCGGCATGATGCACGGCCTGCAGATCCCCGAGATCGACGACCCGTGGGTCCAGCGCGCCGACCGGCTGCCCGCCGCCGTGGAGTGGTCCGCGCGCATCTACGTGCGCAGGCCCGAAGAGGTCCAGGGCGAGCTGGCGCGGCAGATGAACAAGGTCCGCTCCCAGGTCAAGCACTACACCGACGAGCACGAGCTGGAGCCGCCGCAGTCGCTGGCCCGGCAGGCCAGCCGGGTGCTGGAGATCGACGACGAGATGACCTCGGGCTTCACCGCCCTGGCCACCCGCGTCCGCTCCTGGTGGCGCCTGGCCGTGTCCGGCCCGACCGACCGCGACGCGCTGCGGCTGGCCCAGGAACTGCTCGACCTCTACAAGCCGAAGATCGCCATCGAGCACCCGGAGGCGCAGTACGCGCTGGCCAGGGAATTCATCCCAGGCGAGCCGCTCGCCTCCGCCGCCTACCTGCGCCGCGGCTCGGTCGTGTGGGCCGCGTCCTCGGTGCCGACGGCCACGGCCGAGGTCGGCGACCGGCGCGGCATCCTGCTCGGCGAGACCTGCACCGCGACCCGGCGCCCGGTGGCGTGGGACCCGTGGATGGCCCAGGAGATCCGCGACTCGTCCGGCCTGACCGCGATGGTCGCCGGGCTCGGTGGCGGCAAGTCCTTCCTCGGCGGCGGCATCGTCTACAAGACGCTGCGCGCCGGGGCGCACTGGACGATCCTCGACCCGTCCGGCCCGCTGGCGAAGCTGTGCGACCTGCCCGAGCTGCGGCCCTACGCGCGGCCGATCAACCTGCTCAACGCCCAGGCGGGCATCCTCAACCCGTACCGGGTGGTGGCCGAGCCTCGACTGGAACACTTCCTCGACGAGGAGGATCCGGAGCGCGCCTGGCGCCGGGAGAAGGCGCTGGCCGCCGCCACCCGCCGACGTCTCGTGCTCGACGTGCTCTCCGGTCTGCTGCCCTATGAGGTCTCGCGGCTGCCGCAGAGCCGCATCGTGCTGCTGCGCGCGGTCCGCACGGTCGGCGGTCGCGCCGACGCCGACCCCAGCCTGGTCTTCGACGCGCTGCGCCGCGACGCCAGCGAGCACCACGAGCACGCCGTCGTCGTCGCCGACTTCCTCGACGAGATGAAGGAGCGCATGTCGCTGCTCATCCCCGAGCGCGGCGCCGACCCGTACGACGAGCAGCGCGACGACCGGCTGACGGTCCTGACCATGGCCGGGCTGACCCTGCCGAAGGACGGTGTCGGCCGCGAGCACTGGACCGACGCGGAGGCCCTCGGCGTCGAGATGCTCAACCTCGCCGCCTGGCTCACCCAGCGGTCGATCTACGAGAAGCCCAAGGACATGCGCAAGGGCGTCTGGATCGACGAGGCGTTTTTCCTCTCCGAGGTCCCGACCGGCCGTGTCCTGATGAACCGCTTCGCGCGTGACTCGCGAAAGTGGAACGTCCGTGTGCTGCTGTCCTCGCAGATCCCGGCCGACTTCCTCAAGATCCAGGGCTTCGTCGCCCTCCTCGACTCGGTCTTCATCGGCCGCCTCGACGACGACCAGGCCCAGTCCGACGCGCTGCGCCTGCTCAAGGTCCCGGTCAACGCGGGCTACGAGCAGGTCATCGCCAGCCTGGGCAGGCGTCCGGCCCAGCGCGGCGTCGAACGCGACACCGCCCCCCGCCAGTTCATCTTCGGCGACGGCGCCGGTGGCGTGGAGCGCATCCGGATCGACCTGTCCGGCTCCCACCTCGAGCACCTGCGCGGGGTCATGGACACCACCCCCGACGCCATGCGCGAGCGCAACGCCCGCGCCGCCCTGCCCGCGGCCCCCGCGGGCCCGACGGCGCCCGCACTACCCGAACCGGAGCCGCTCGACGGCTCCACCATGCCCAGTGACGAGGAGTTCGAACGCGCGGCGGAATTCGAGCTCGGCCTGAGCGAGGACGAGTTCCTCCTCGAGCCGGACCCGGAGCCGTCCGACAAGAAAGACGGCGAGAAGAAACGCGGTCGTGAGGACGCGGCATGA